A single Lactuca sativa cultivar Salinas chromosome 8, Lsat_Salinas_v11, whole genome shotgun sequence DNA region contains:
- the LOC111899145 gene encoding golgin candidate 2, whose product MSGWISSKLKVAETLLQQIDQQAAESLRKNEASRSDDDFSPAIPKKPGDILPPLKDQLKKKKKEAPENSDFVAKLRNDNNLKVDGNEVGGSQNVNPKSSLTDSDWTELLSAPSKTINGSNGGVPRVSGLLKDGKRQIRSGSNLLALERKRSPAVQNKSARRSDVALGDKSNGDSLDGNQGSVSSESTQASFGLQGLAKNLSSELLDKDASGSLVTDGRKKELPIHLNDENAPETQSAFNPVLDLNIEVKNEEQRSNSSINMVPHNKIIGIPVTSSSGKMDSPSDGELNMETDSDSSSDSESEGEREERRRRREQLLAEKAAAKAIEAIKARENLVARLEGEKQSIEKAIDERAKQQAQEASQLQMTMMETMEAVDLEKQKHNDTRMKALMKLAKLETTNAELAKSLASAQWSLEIEVKRVAELDRQIELKEATHEELTSKKRSDQSGNKVIASRGVEFEQEILEAEHAFVTDKVGQLQEKAKTLETSIEATRKEIENPSQVEVELKRRLGQLTDHLIQKQAQVEALSSEKAMLMFRIEAVSRSLEESQSSTKLTHLPTKDLESGLFQDRFRKGQKQIGSLVRQLDSIFSTGATFLRRNPMARTCSFFYLLCLHVWVLYIFRSHTQVPYHSGSSAVISLDNITGV is encoded by the exons ATGTCCGGTTGGATCTCCTCCAAACTCAAAGTTGCCGAGACTCTCCTCCAACAG ATAGACCAGCAAGCGGCCGAATCGCTCCGCAAGAACGAGGCATCGCGATCTGATGATGATTTCAGTCCGGCTATACCTAAGAAACCTGGTGACATTCTGCCTCCATTGAAAGACCagctgaagaaaaagaagaaagaagctcCAGAGAACAGTGATTTTGTTGCTAAATTACGCAATGATAATAATCTGAAAGTGGATGGTAATGAGGTTGGAGGATCGCAGaatgtaaaccctaaatctagtTTAACCGATAGTGATTGGACGGAACTGCTTAGCGCTCCTAGTAAGACCATAAATGGGAGCAATGGAGGAGTGCCTAGGGTATCTGGTTTATTGAAAGATGGGAAGAGGCAGATACGATCTGGTTCAAATTTGTTAGCTTTGGAGAGGAAACGGAGCCCGGCTGTTCAAAATAAGAGTGCCAGGAGATCTGATGTTGCATTGGGAGATAAATCGAACGGTGATAGCTTGGATGGCAATCAAGGGAGTGTCAGTTCTGAATCAACACAAGCAAGTTTTGGATTACAAGGTCTTGCTAAAAATTTGTCAAGTGAATTGCTTGATAAGGATGCAAGTGGGAGTCTTGTGACTGATGGAAGGAAGAAAGAGTTACCTATACACTTGAATGATGAAAATGCTCCTGAAACGCAATCAGCTTTTAATCCTGTTCTTGATTTGAACATAGAAGTAAAGAATGAAGAACAGAGGTCCAATAGCAGCATCAACATGGTTCCACATAATAAAATCATTGGAATTCCAGTAACTTCTTCATCTGGGAAGATGGATTCTCCAAGTGATGGTGAGTTGAATATGGAGACAGATTCAGATTCATCTTCAGACTCTGAGAGTGAAGGTGAAAGGGAGgagagaaggaggaggagggagCAACTTCTTGCAGAGAAAGCTGCAGCTAAAGCCATTGAAGCCATTAAAGCTCGTGAGAATCTTGTTGCTAGATTGGAAGGCGAGAAACAAAGCATAGAGAAAGCCATTGATGAAAGGGCTAAACAGCAAGCGCAGGAG GCTTCACAACTGCAAATGACAATGATGGAGACAATGGAAGCAGTTGATTTAGAGAAGCAAAAACATAACGATACAAGAATGAAAGCACTAATGAAGTTGGCTAAACTTGAG ACTACAAATGCTGAGCTTGCAAAGTCACTTGCAAGTGCTCAATGGAGTTTAGAAATAGAG GTCAAGCGGGTAGCAGAACTTGATAGACAAATTGAGTTGAAGGAAGCTACTCATGAAG AATTAACATCAAAGAAGAGAAGTGATCAGAGTGGAAATAAA GTGATAGCATCAAGGGGAGTTGAATTTGAACAAGAGATATTGGAGGCAGAGCATGCTTTTGTGACGGATAAAGTTGGACAACTGCAAGAGAAG GCAAAGACACTTGAAACAAGCATTGAAGCAACCCGAAAGGAGATTGAAAATCCAAGTCAAGTGGAGGTTGAACTCAAGCGGAGACTTGGGCAGCTGACCGATCATTTGATTCAGAAACAAGCTCAG GTTGAGGCGCTGTCATCCGAGAAGGCGATGCTAATGTTTAGGATCGAG GCGGTTTCAAGGTCATTAGAGGAGAGCCAATCATCTACAAAACTCACCCATCTTCCAACCAAGGATTTAGAATCAGGCTTATTTCAAGACAGGTTCCGAAAGGGGCAAAAACAAATAGGCTCATTGGTCCGACAGTTGGACTCCATATTTTCCACAGGTGCTACATTTCTAAGAAGAAATCCAATGGCAAGAACATGCTCTTTCTTTTACCTTTTATGCCTCCACGTTTGGGTCTTGTATATTTTCCGTTCACATACTCAAGTGCCATACCACTCAGGATCCAGTGCTGTTATCTCTTTGGATAATATCACTGGAGTTTGA